TGTACAGAGGTCAGAAAAGAGACCAGCTCGGACTCAGAAGGAGCCAGGGTTACATAAGAGGCTGGATGACAAAAGGGACGCTTCTGGCAACAGCAGCAGCTGGTGCTGGGAGGCCTGTCTtgccctcccctgctgcccacccGTACCTACCGTGAGCAGGTCCTTGCCCTCTGGCTCCAGACTGGGCACAatctcctccagccccttcctggtCCACTTGGGGAAGCTGCCCTTGTAGTCAGGCAGCTGGGTGACTCCTGGCCATATGGCTTCACTGGGTGTCCCCAGGGTCCGAAAGATACGAAAGAGCTGGTCAATCTCAGAGTCGCCAGGAAACAGGGCTCTGCGGGTCACCTGgaatggggaaggggagaaggtgTGGGGGCTACTCCCTCATCATCCAGAATCCAGTACCAGGTAAGAGGCCAGACCAGGGAGGCAGCTTCAAGATATCTTTCCCAGGGCTGTGCTGAAAATCTTGGCCTTTCCTGGAAAAAGACCTGTTTCCTCAGTCCTTCAGCCAGTCCCAAACACCCCCAAATCCACTTCTAATTGGAGAATCAGAGccccctgaccccaccccaggaGGACCCTGCCCGTGGTCTCCCTGTGGCCACAAATGTCCCTCTCTCTACCATCTCTGCGAAGATGCAACCAATGCTCCAGACATCCACAGCTGTCGAATAGAATTTGCTGCCCAAGAGGATCTCGGGCGCACGATACCAGAGTGTCACCACCTGCGGAGGCAAGAAAACAGCATCATTCAGGGTGGCCGAGTGCTCGGGGTGACATCCCTTCTCTTGCCTTCATCCCACGGTACCTCGTGGGTGTAGGTGCGTAGGGGCACCCCGAAGGCTCGAGCCAGTCCAAAGTCAGCCAGCTTGATGGCACCCAACTCATTGATGAGCAGATTCTGGGGCTTCAGGTCTCGGTGGATGACCCGATGGGAGTGGCAGAAGTTCACCCCCTGCAGCAGCTGGAAGAGGTAGCTCTGGAACAACGAGCACGGGAAGGAGCCGGCTGAGTGGATGTGCGGCTGGCCGAGTGGGGCTTGCCGGCGCTCCGCATCCTTCCCCCATACCTTGACTAAGTGCAGGGGGAGCTCGGAGGCCGGGGTGGAGTCCATGTACTTCTTCAGGTCCTGGCTGAGGAACTCAAACACCAGGTAAAGCTTCTTTTCGCTGTGCACCACGTCCAGCAGCCTGGCCGGGCAATGCCTGTCAGGACATGGCTCCCAGCCAGACGGGGACAGGCCcacttccctgcttcttccccagCTCACCTGACAATGTTGGGGTGCTTAAGCTCTTTGAGTAGAGAGATCTCCCTGATGGCGGTGCTTGGGACACCCTCAGTCTCCCTATGGGAGAGGAGGGTACAGAAATGGAGGCAGGAGCTGAGAAGGGCACTTCTGCTCCCGGGGTGTCAACTGTGTTCCTTATTCCATAAGGATGGCCCACCCCCCAGTGACGGGGTGCTGTGCTTCTGGGCACATGCTCCTCACCCCCAGGGGCCAAGGGCAAAACCTGGCCAAGGGGAGGCTGTGTGGCCCCTCTGTGGCCGCCCCCGTGTAACTGGGCAGCACTGGGAAAAGGAGTTGAATGCAAAACTCTGAGGGGAGGGACAGACGGGGGAGCTTCCAGGGCTGTGGGTACCCCCTGGGAGAGAGGGGGTCTCAGATGCCGTCTCCACACTCACAAATCCAGCCTGATCTTTTTGAGGGCCACGAGCTGGCCTGTCTCCTTGTTCTTGGCCTTGTACACCACCCCATAGGTGCCCTCTCCGACCTTCTCCACCTTCTGGAACACATCCATGTCCGCAGAGCTGCCCTGGAAACAGATGCTGCCTGGGGCGTTCGCCCCCATGCCCAGCACCCCTGCTTCCCCCCCAGCCTCCATGGCACCCcccgcccagcccccacccaggccccccaGGCTCCTGTGGCCCCCAAGGCTCATCACACTGCTCTGCCCGCCAGGCCGCCCAGGCCGAGCCCCTGGCTCCCGCCCTCCACCCTAgccgcagcccccagccctccctgggaaCCTGGCTGGGAGCCGGCTGCCCCtcacccagcccaggccaggcaggAACCCCAGGTCCCAGGAAGCAGCTGCCCCTGAGCCCAGCTACGGAGTGCAGGAGGGCCCAAACTTCCATGGCTGAGCCCCCGCCTctgcccagccaggcccaggccttGGGGGCGGAAGGCTGCCCAGAAGGGCTGCCCAGGGGGCTGGGGTCAGCTCAGGGCAGAGGTCAGGGGTCGGGAAGGGCTTCTAGAGAAGCCATAGTTCCACCCTAGGCCACAGGGCCAGGGCGAGGGGCTGGGCCCGGCCTGTTTGGAGACGCTCGGCCTCCTGTGAGGGCAGAACCTTAGCAGGAGGGGCCCCCCTGCCTCCTGGGCACCCAACGTGTGCTTGGGCACCCCCAGAACCTTTCCCTCAGGCCCCCAGCCCAGAATTCACCGGAAACCCTGCGCTCCTGCAGCCTCACTGCCTGGGAGGCTGCCCCCCTGCTGCTCTGAGGctccccctcctggcccctgccGGCGCTGCACCACATGCACACACTGCACTGTCACACCACCAGGGCTTTATTCACATGGACCTTCTGGAACCCTCCATGAGCCCACGCGaggcccagcctccagcaccCCAGGGCCCGGCCTCGGCGGGGCTATAGGTGTCAGGTCCCGGTGCCTGATCTCTAGAATCTCATTTCTGGGACAATTCCAATGAACAACCCGCCCCTCTTCTCTCCAGCTCCAAAGGCTGGCACTCCGGGAACTTCCTGCGACTTCTGCAGCAGCTCTGGCATCTCCAGTGCAGGTAGGAGGTgctggggccggggtgggggtgggggtcaccaGGAGTCGCCATTTTCTACTGACTGCTGTCCCTCTCTTGCCGGTACATCCTCTGCTCCCGGATGGCTTGTTCTAACAAGGGTAGATTCGTTCCTTCCACACAAGTCAGCACCCGGGCCTTCACCACGGAGCCTCCatctgaaagacaaagacaccaggGCATTAGCAGTGTCAGCCACACACTCTGCAGACGCATCCCAGCATCTACCCTCGACCTGTTCTCTGTCTTGAGTTTTCACAGAAGAGTCTGACAGGTCACAGCTAAGAAGGATGGTTTATGGGGATGCTGGCAATTTGTCTACTTGGGCCTCAGAACTGCGTCACACATGCCTGGAACTTAAGGGGTAGCCTGAAAATTCCACTTCTCCAGGGAGGAGGCCCAGAAAGACATAGCCTCTACTTCCCTCTTTTGTCATCTTAATTCCTGCCACTTCTCTGTAGGTCCCAAGTGCCCAGAGTTGAGGAGGAGTCTCAGTCACCATCCTAGTTCTCCATTTGTACCAAGGGAAGGGCCCCTTGGCATCCTGGGGCCCATGGGCATTGGAAATTGAGGCCAAGAGAACTCTACTTTTAATCAATCCAAGGGGAGAGTCTGGCTTTATAGGGGCAAGTCACCCCACCCTGGACAAGGGGCTGGGGACGCCACTAGCAGATGTTGGGTGACCTGATGGAAAGGTTCGTCAATGTTCAGGTGACACCAAACAGGAAAGATATCTGGGGTTTGCCCTAATAGGgttttgtgtgtttgcttttgtttctgttttcactatgttctctctgctctctgggcAGGTCAATGAGTCCAGAGTCCTAGGACATTACCCTGTCTTCTTTCGATGCCGTTTTGAGTTAGAGGCTCTCTCTGGTTAAAGTCTATGCCTCGCCTCCCCTCCAGTCTAGGCCACTTTACTGCTTTAACACAGCCTGGGGGCAGAACTCAGAGTGTCGGACTGTCTAGATTCCAGCCTTCAACACAGGAAGATGAACTAGTCTGAAACACAAAGTTGCCTAAACTTTATTTGGCACTGAAAGGCCCAGACCTCTTCCTGTGACACATGTGGCCCTGAACAGTTTTCACAGAGCAGCTGCCCGTGTTCAGGACGACACAGGGAGAGCAGGGACCAAATCAGAGAGCTTGAGTTCGCAGCTAAAAATCTCAAAGTACGCGTGTAGGTCAAATATTTCCAAAGTTCCTGTATGATGACTTTCTTAGTTATTTGACTTAATTTCACAGAACTTTCCTCACAGGAACACCTGTtagctccttcctcccctcagcctgGGGAAACCCTCCCTTCGAGATACAGAGTGTGGAATGTGTCGTTTCTCCctgtgaatggaaaaaaaaagttttaaagatggAAGTGAGCTTTAGAAATATGATGATCAGAAGGAAAACTGGGCAATTCTGTTAGTCCATCTGCAAAAGGTCTGTGTAAATGGAATAAAAGAACAGCATCTGCAGACAtgctgcaggggagggagcaAGGAGCTTCTGAACCCGGCAGCTAGAGAAATCTTCATTTCAGGGAATTTCTTCTTGTAAAGATGAAGAACTTTCAGTAAAGGAGGAGCGGCAGATATAAGAGCAGTTAGAAGGCAGCAGGTCGCCgtgtgaggaggagagaaggaaggggtgtTACGGAGCACAGACCTTCTTTTAGGAAGTTTGACTGTGACAGGAAGGAGGGTCATAGCTAGGTAGGGACACAGAGCTGAAGCTGACCTTATTagtgttactattattttaatagaGAAGAGGCCTGAGTGCTTTAGATGCTAATAGGGATGAACAGGTGGCAACAGGTTAAGGATTCAGCTGAGAAAGCAAAGCCCCTGCAGGAGGGCCAGCGTGCATCACAGCACAGGGGCTGCGGCCCAGGCAAGGCAGAAggggccttcctccctcccagacTGGAGGAAAGGAGTTACTGATTTTAGGAGGACGGACTGCTGctgtggcctcagtttctcctgggATGTATGAGGTGAGGTAATTTGCTGGAAAGGACAGGGGAGGTGGTGATGGAGGAGTCCTGGGTGACAGGTGAATGCCTGGAAGAGCTGCTGCagatggggaaggagagatggggaggggagattGGCCAGGACACATGGAAGGGTTTCTAGGCAGCCTGTTGGGCCCCGATGAGATGAGAGACCTCGAAACCACTGTGCTAGGGATCCCCGGAGCTCTGTGAACTTTCTCCATCAACAGGCGGCTGGGACCTGAGGGTGGAAGTTGAGATTTCATcagggaggagggatggaaggCCAGGGGCCGGAACTTCTGTCAGAAAAGTAGTTGAACCGATAGTGAGGTCCagctggaggggagagaaggtgggagaAAACGGCAGAGTTCAAAGTCTAGGGGCCTGCTGGGTGACGAGGCAGAGGGCAGAAAGATACTGAGGGCGGAACCACCTGGTTTCAGGTGGCAGGGTTGGGACAGTTCTGGGTGTGGGAAGCAGCGCTGGGGCAGAGGTGCCCGATGGCAGAACCGGTCACTGCAGAAGAGGGAGGAGTGCAGTGACAAACTTGCAGAGCCGGTAGGATTCCGGCCCCACGTCTGGTTTCTGTGATCTGCAGGGCTTGGGAGGCACCacgtgggagggtgggaggggaaccACTGGGGGTGTGGGGGTCCAGGTTACAGGCAAGTCTCACAGGAAGGTGGCTTGAGGATGGAGGAGCAAAGGTTCAAAAGGACACAAAACAGCAGTCAGGTGGACAAAAACCACAACAGGTGGGATTTATGGTGAGCGCTCAGAGGCAGCCTCTTGCTGTAGGTGAGTAACCTGCAGCCTGGGATTCCATGCAGGACCCCGgggcagagctggagagaggcTGTGTCCCCGCCATCTTCACCTTAATCCACCTTAATCGTGGACAGAACGCCCTCAGTCCTCTGCTTGGTGTCCCAGCCAGCTAGCAGTTTGAGCACATGGCTggcatttcttctcctttgtgtGCAAAAATTTCAGCATGATGAGTTGCGGCTTGTCGGTCCAGAACTGCCAGCCTTGCCACAGGGCAGGATCCGTGTCTGGTTGCCCTTTGTGTCTCCAGAGGACTTTGGGCCTGTCCGGGGACCAGACATGCCACCCCAGGTGGGAGGTCAGCGGCCACTTGCAAGCTCAGCCCgcactctgccctccctcctcatcatggtctttccttcctcctgtcgGCTGCAAATgatgtgcatgtatttttttacaaattagaaaCTTGATGGGAACAatttttaagatagaaaaaaatatagaatgtGATGAAAATATTGAGTAGCAGTAAACTAACCAGAGCCTAGGAAGAATGCTGCTGATCTGAGGCTTGATTAttgagttcaatttttttttgcgaGGTGGGCAAGAGTACTTCAGAGCGGTACTGTCTGTGCCTTCCCCCTGCCTCACAACAGAGGGACGCAGTCGATCGGTCAGCTTTTTGTAATGTTTGGTCCATCGGGTGGGGCAGGCCTGGTCCCCACAACGCAACATTCCCAGCGAGCTTCCACCTAATGGTTTTAGCAGCCGGCGATAATGATCGTTTGCCTGGATTTATTATTTCCTCAGGGCTTTTAAAGTGGTAACTTTGGAGTGCAATCATTTCTCCCTGCATTTATTCACTGGGATTCTCCTCTAAAGAACCTGCCCTCATCCAACCATTTGGTGTCCCTGAAATACAATCCATTCAGAAAAAAGGCAGGATAAACTCAAGGGAAGGAGCACGTTTAATGCAACCAGGAGGAAGCAGTCAGCTAATTCTGGACCCAAGTTCTCCaataaatggcatttaaaaaaacaaaggaaaaaaggaagccaGAACTGTTATTGGGATGTGTAACTCAAATGCAGTGTATGGACATTtttttgcatcttgcttttttttttgaggagggaggtagttaggtttattttaatggaggtcctggggattgaaccagaacctcatgcatgctaagcacactctaccactcagctatgccctcccctcttgCTTTTAAATGAACCAAAATTGTAAAAAGCTATTTGGGGGGTAAGGGGAGCATGAACACATACAAGGTATGTATTAGATTATATTAAAGAACAGCTATTAATTTTGTTGGCCATGATTGTGGTATCATTAGAGATACATATTGAGGTATTTATGGGTAAATGAAACATCAGATTTGCTTTAACGTACACCagcaaaataagtaagtaaatgtgAGCGGTGATGACACAGAACTGGGGAATGTGGGTCATGCAGAATCCAGGTGGTGAGTACGTGGTGGGTCAATCCAccattccatatatatgcatgtttgatctgaaaacattaaattaaaaaaactgtatgTGCTGAATTTATACTtaagttttt
The sequence above is a segment of the Camelus ferus isolate YT-003-E chromosome 16, BCGSAC_Cfer_1.0, whole genome shotgun sequence genome. Coding sequences within it:
- the CDK3 gene encoding cyclin-dependent kinase 3 isoform X2 encodes the protein MEVWALLHSVAGLRGSCFLGPGVPAWPGLGEGQPAPSQGSSADMDVFQKVEKVGEGTYGVVYKAKNKETGQLVALKKIRLDLETEGVPSTAIREISLLKELKHPNIVRLLDVVHSEKKLYLVFEFLSQDLKKYMDSTPASELPLHLVKSYLFQLLQGVNFCHSHRVIHRDLKPQNLLINELGAIKLADFGLARAFGVPLRTYTHEVVTLWYRAPEILLGSKFYSTAVDVWSIGCIFAEMVTRRALFPGDSEIDQLFRIFRTLGTPSEAIWPGVTQLPDYKGSFPKWTRKGLEEIVPSLEPEGKDLLTQLLQYDPSRRISAKAALAHPYFSSTETSPAPRQCMLERFCR
- the CDK3 gene encoding cyclin-dependent kinase 3 isoform X3 produces the protein MDVFQKVEKVGEGTYGVVYKAKNKETGQLVALKKIRLDLETEGVPSTAIREISLLKELKHPNIVRLLDVVHSEKKLYLVFEFLSQDLKKYMDSTPASELPLHLVKSYLFQLLQGVNFCHSHRVIHRDLKPQNLLINELGAIKLADFGLARAFGVPLRTYTHEVVTLWYRAPEILLGSKFYSTAVDVWSIGCIFAEMVTRRALFPGDSEIDQLFRIFRTLGTPSEAIWPGVTQLPDYKGSFPKWTRKGLEEIVPSLEPEGKDLLTQLLQYDPSRRISAKAALAHPYFSSTETSPAPRQCMLERFCR
- the CDK3 gene encoding cyclin-dependent kinase 3 isoform X1; amino-acid sequence: MGANAPGSICFQGSSADMDVFQKVEKVGEGTYGVVYKAKNKETGQLVALKKIRLDLETEGVPSTAIREISLLKELKHPNIVRLLDVVHSEKKLYLVFEFLSQDLKKYMDSTPASELPLHLVKSYLFQLLQGVNFCHSHRVIHRDLKPQNLLINELGAIKLADFGLARAFGVPLRTYTHEVVTLWYRAPEILLGSKFYSTAVDVWSIGCIFAEMVTRRALFPGDSEIDQLFRIFRTLGTPSEAIWPGVTQLPDYKGSFPKWTRKGLEEIVPSLEPEGKDLLTQLLQYDPSRRISAKAALAHPYFSSTETSPAPRQCMLERFCR